A stretch of DNA from Triticum dicoccoides isolate Atlit2015 ecotype Zavitan chromosome 2A, WEW_v2.0, whole genome shotgun sequence:
GGCGCGTAAAAAGACGCCTGGGGCTGTTGGGGACgtggttggagatgctcttagaatcAGATCCATATAACTGGCATATGGGCGCAAGAAATTTCCCGAGGAAGATATTGATTAGGTGGGATCACATGCACATAACTGGCGTCCTTAAATTGTGCGATCTGCCTCGTATGGCAAGAAAAATCCGTAATAAAACTAGATCCAGAAGGAGGTGTGGTTTCTTTGGATACAATCTGTGGGAAAATAATTCTATGAGATCAGGTCTCacgtgagacccatcctgatggatgacacgtggcattcacaaatcacaaagcatctaccccACCCCCACTTGAAATCAGGGGGGAGGGGGGAGATTAGATGCTTTCTGATTCGTGAATGATACGTGACATCcatcagggcgggtctcacctactaaccgtgagacctggtctcatataatttttttccgatCAAAGAACTAGGTCTCACGTGAGGCCCATCCTGATAGATGTCACGTGGGTTGATGCCTTCCTTTGATTGTTTTGATTGGTGGTGCGCAGGGGGTGAGTTTCCTTGAGTAAAACCTGGTGGGGTGACCTGTTCCTTTGATCGGAAACAAGCAACCTACTTTTTTTTGAAAGAAATCGGTGGGAACGAGAAGTCATGCGAGGGGGGCGAGGGAACAAGCGAACGAAACAAAGTACGTACTGAgatattaggagtagagatttttcATAATTATTTTTGTATGTCTGTGTTTGTAACTACATGTCGTACTTGATATATGGCCCTTGACCTTCCTAAATAAAAATAAATGTAAAAAAGTAGAATTAAATAAATTTAAAGCAAGTACCGGCGCTACTGCTCACACCAAGTGGATTGTAGAACACTGAGCTCAGCACAGTGGCCGCACCCAACCTGTGACACAAGCGGCACGCCGCATTTCCCAGCCTCGGCGTCCGCTAGCAACCTGAGGGGCCAAGGCCGCCGGCGCTGCACCCGGTTTCCGCCCACGAGTCCACAAACCATGCGCGCGCCCGTACATACTACTACGAGGCAGCGACGGCCGACGCGTACGGTTTCATGCCAACATCGGCATGCATCTCCTATAAAACTACCGTGAGGAACACCGCCATGTCGCAGGCAGCTGAGCACACTTACACACGGCATCGAACGAATCACTCACTGTGGTATCTACAGTCCTACAACCGATCAGATGGCGAGCGGCAGCGGCAAAGCCAAGGCATCGTCGTGGGCGGCGGCGATGAGCGTGGGCGCGGGCACGGTGGAGGCGTTCAAGGAGCGGCATGCCGGGCTGTGCCGCTGGAACCACCACGTGCTCCCATGCGTCCAGCAGCGCGCCGACACCGCGGCCGCCGGAAACGGCAAGGGCAAGGTGGCTCCCGctgccggcggggcggcggcgaggaggcggaaggcgaggcaggagcaggaggaggagctccggacgGTCATGTACCTCAGCAACTGGGGACCCAACAACTAGCTAGCAGATTACTCATTACGTACTGTATTAGTTAGAGTAGATCGGTGAGCTGCAATAGTTCGTGCTACTGGATGAACGTGAACTCAGGATGGATATTGCGCAGCTTGTGTCCGTAAGACGGTACTGGTACACGAACCAAGAGCTTCGAGTTTTCCGCGAATGAGCGATCGAGTCCCGCACTCCAGTGCGTTAACTTTCGGATCAGTGAGAAACATTTAACTGACAGCGTTGCCGTGCCATGAACGCATACATCTGAATATCTGATGATCTGAAAGAATTCAGAAACATAAAACGCCATGCTTCCAGTTCCAGCCTACCAGCTCAATCGCAGCCAGCAAACCGTTCAAGAACTTGCGGCATCCGTCGTACGTCCTTCAGATTAAGGGCAGCTTCGACGGTATACCCCAAATTTTACACGTCTGGAATATGGTGTTCGGACATTTTCTTAGCACCCAACGTTCGTGGGGTAAACATTCAAGGACGCATCCGGATGTTCGAAACCCCGAACACCGGCACCAAACCGGGGCACGTTTGCAGGCGTCCGGTCTCATGTCACGTACACGTCCGCTCGCTCGGCCCCACCCAATCTATCGTCATGTGTCCCACTCTCGAATGGTTGCCGCGCGTTAAGGCCAACTTCACCGCGCGGCCCTATCCTGTCCAGGCCGGTCCGTTTGAGATAAAAAAGACAAATCAGATGACCCAGCGCGCAGGAGCAAACGCACTTTTATCCGTTTTCTGTCCGCTTTcaacccatccccggcccaaacttgGTCTGGTTTTGGGGTCAAAGCGGACAGAATGTGGACGCTTTTTCTCGCTCGTGCGTCCGGCTGCGTCCGCGCATGCAGATGATGGCCCCATCTGTCATCGAAACAAAAAGGGACCCACTACCCACCCACCCATCTCTCTCTCCTCCTTTTCACCCACCGCCCCACCAACCACGCAAGGCCGGCGCGCATACGCACGGCGCTGCGGGCGACGGGGAGCGGCGAGTACAGCGGGGCAGGCAGGCCGTGGTGGCGCAGGACGCGGTGGCGCGGCGGGTGGCGGGGAGCGGCAAGTACGGCGGGGCGGGCAGGCCGCggagagctcggctgcggcggcagcAGCACGGAGCAGGCGCGGGACGCGGCGCGGCCAGGCGGCGAGCGCGGCGAGCGGGCGTGGCGAGGTCGCGNNNNNNNNNNNNNNNNNNNNNNNNNNNNNNNNNNNNNNNNNNNNNNNNNNNNNNNNNNNNNNNNNNNNNNNNNNNNNNNNNNNNNNNNNNNNNNNNNNNNNNNNNNNNNNNNNNNNNNNNNNNNNNNNNNNNNNNNNNNNNNNNNNNNNNNNNNNNNNNNNNNNNNNNNNNNNNNNNNNNNNNNNNNNNNNNNNNNNNNNNNNNNNNNNNNNNNNNNNNNNNNNNNNNNNNNNNNNNNNNNNNNNNNNNNNNNNNNNNNNNNNNNNNNNNNNNNNNNNNNNNNNNNNNNNNNNNNNNNNNNNNNNNNNNNNNNNNNNNNNNNNNNNNNNNNNNNNNNNNNNNNNNNNNNNNNNNNNNNNNNNNNNNNNNNNNNNNNNNNNNNNNNNNNNNNNNNNNNNNNNNNNNNNNNNNNNNNNNNNNNNNNNNNNNNNNNNNNNNNNNNNNNNNNNNNNNNNNNNNNNNNNNNNNNNNNNNNNNNNNNNNNNNNNNNNNNNNNNNNNNNNNNNNNNNNNNNNNNNNNNNNNNNNNNNNNNNNNNNNNNNNNNNTAGCGAGCCGCTGTGTGCGTGTTCCGCGTGCGGGCTAGCTAGCCAGCTGCTGCCGCCGTGTGCGCGTTCCGCATGCGGGCTAGCTAGCCAGCCACTGCCGCCGTGGGCATGTGCAGCACGGCGAGCGCGGCGGGCGGCACGGCAAGGCGCGGGCGGTCGAGCTGCGACGCGCGCGCGGTTTGTGGCTGACGGGCGAGCACGGCGCGCGGGCCGTCGCGGTCGGCCCGATGAGCGGCGGCCGCTTGGGAGGGCAACGCCGGCTGTCTTTTATGTGTTTGAAGAAATGACCGAGACGAACAATATTTGGGATGGGTGTGCTGTGGTGGGCGCCCGGCCGACGCAAACCCAAATCCgggcggacacgaccccattggcaCCCCCAAACGGACAAAATCGAACAaagcggacgtccgtttggggtcatgcggtggagttggcctaatgtTGGTGTGGGGCTTCAAAGTGGACGTGACTAGACGACGTCGGTCAGACGGACATGACACAACGGGAGGGCGCACCGCCTCAATGCCTTCTttagatactctaactcagttagaggttagagttagattctaatctTAAACTAACTTtagactaactctaaccaaagagttgtttggatgatagggttagattgacaataaatattttttcttaatcatttgactactttggaccatgTTTGAATGGGAGGAATAACTTTTTACTATTTTTTCTAGTGGGCCtaggagaactaacccaaataaggagTGAAGTGCACCCTAGGTCCTTGAACTATTTTGAAGGTGTCacataggtcctcgaactatgaaaaatgtcatctaGGTCCTTAAAAATCCTTGAAGTGCAATAAGTGTGTACGTATGTGACACCTCTAAAATAGTTCAAGGACCTACATGACACCTCTAAAATAGTTCGATGACTTGGATGAACGCATATTGCACTTTGAGGACCTGAATGACCCTTTTCATAATTCGAGGACCTACGTAACACCTCTAAAATAGTTCGAGGACCTTTGATGCACTTCACTCCCAAATAAGCTCCCTCTAGTGTGGGCTAATTTTTTGGGGTGAGTTAGATCCAACTAAAACAAACTAACCCATCATGTTTagatacttttgggttatttgagccccaactaactAAAACTAACTCTAACTTAGGGATCCAAACAGGGTCAATGTTCACGCCGCGACtgaggggttgtttggtttgtgactaactttgataAAGATTGCCAcatctaaggttaggcaagtttgatcaacttaggtgagtgtttggttcaacccACACCTTAGGCAAAGCCACACTTGGGcctcacatggcatacacacaaaaagtgtggcaaaattcccttaggcttgccaacttgtggctctcattttgatgaactaaccttaggcaaggctGGCAAACGTTGTTGCAAAGTGTGGCAAtgttaggcctagaaccaaacaacccctgaGAAGCCTACTTCGACTGTTGTGTCACGTTGATGCGGCGTTGATCCACATGTCCCGGCTATTAAAGGAGGCAGGCGGCACTGGCCAACCCCATCGCCGCGCCCTCATCACCTCTTCTCTCCTCTCCACACATCATCGCCAACCCTATCCTGCGATGGGCACGTCCGATGGTAGCAGGTGGTTCTTGGCAACACCGTAGCCAACATGTGTGGCCGCCTCCTCAACTGCCTCTGAAACAGCGGCGGCTCCTCATCCTCGCACACGTACATGACGGTGGCCGAGCAGGCGTGTTGGGGTCGTCGAAACGCGGCACGCTGGGCGGCATTCTCTACATCGCGGTAGATTGAGCCCTTGCCGAGCTAGACCTCGTGTTTGCATGGGCCGAGGATCGGTCCAAGACCATAGCGAAAATGTCAGCCCGGCGTCGTCTCCACCTCAACGAGCAGCTCATTAAGATCGGGTTGGCCGAGTCCCTGCGCACCCGCCTATGTCCTCGGTGGTAACAACAAATGCAAGGTCATGGGCAGGTGGATAGGGACGGCATCCACGGGCAACGCGGCCATGCGGCAGACGGCGACTAGCCAGGGTTGCCACGACCTCTATGCGCCCTTCCACCATTGGATGGACCATGACGAGGACTCCGGCGACAATGGTGACGGAGGGGGCaacgatgaaggtgttgctggccaGGGAGGCCATGTGTTCCAGGTACGTTGAAACCCCCGGCCTCTACACCCAAGGGTGCACACAACCATTTTTATTAACTTATTCATAAAAATTTGACAAAATAAATACATGGATCCACCCAAAGCCACCTATTTGACTACCTCTATCGGCCATATCGACTAGCTTGATGAAGTGCCTGACCTCGTGCCATAGCAGCATCTAATCCGGTGGCCTCCACACACCACCCGCCAGTGAATCAAGAGTACCAACTGGTTATAACAGAAGCTCGGCGCGCACCGCATGCACACGCTCTAGGCTCTGCCGCCGCCATCTTCCGCTGTCCCATCTTCAGGAGGGTTCAATGCACCAACCATGCCAGACCTCTCTGCCGTCAATGCCTCCACGACACTAGACAGTGTCATCGTGGCGATGTCTTCAATAAGATAACGATGCGAAAATGCCGCCATCGCCCACCATGACCGGAGTCATAGCACGGTTTTCACTGGCAGCATCGCCTCCCCACTCGATGTCGGGATTGGATGCGAGATGCCACAACCAGCCGACCAACCACTTCCGGCGAAGCTGATGACCACCACCGCCACGCACAGGGCCGGAGCTCCCAACATCCTCCTGTTGCGGGTCTAGCCCAGAAGCCGCTTGCCATCACCGAATCAGAAGAGATGCACGACAGCTTGAGGTGTGGCCCGTTGAAGCCCATCTGAGCCTAGATCGGGCGCCCTAGCCGCCACCGCGGAGATCTCGTCGTCGCCGCCACCAGCATGCCAACCATGTCGTTGTCGGCCCACGCCACTGCCCTTGATCCAACCGGAGTGGATCGCCGCCACCCAGATCTGATCGCCGGTTGAGGAGAactgtcgccgtcgccgctgcgGAGGGAGGGGGATCCTTCGCTGGTGGCAGCTGGAGGCGNNNNNNNNNNNNNNNNNNNNNNNNNNNNNNNNNNNNNNNNNNNNNNNNNNNNNNNNNNNNNNNNNNNNNNNNNNNNNNNNNNNNNNNNNNNNNNNNNNNNNNNNNNNNNNNNNNNNNNNNNNNNNNNNNNNNNNNNNNNNNNNNNNNNNNNNNNNNNNNNNNNNNNNNNNNNNNNNNNNNNNNNNNNNNNNNNNNNNNNNNNNNNNNNNNNNNNNCTTCCGCTTGCATGTAATATTgattttttaaattttgaatttgttgttTAATTTGCGTTTAAAATGTGACAAACGTTTGATGTGATTGAATGGTCGACTCTTTTATCCGTACCCGCAAACGGTTAGTTTGTCCGTTTGAGATACGCGGTTGGAGATGCCAAAACATTCTTACTACTGGCCAATATGACATTGGTGCAATCCTGGGGACCGGGGATAATACGATAGGCTGAGGCGAAATGTCCCCATCTATGCCACCCACCAGATTCCCGTAAAACCTGTGTGCTGCACAAGCGAAACAAAAACCATACGTCGCACTCTCCCTCCCACAGTCTCTGTCCACGCACGACCGTTTCAGAAGCTTCGTCCTCGCGTGAGACGTGACAGATTGATGGTTTTGGAACCCGACCGTACCACAGAGCACCACGATACACGATATTGCCGGTTACCGTGAACTCGGTACACGGAACGACGCCGCAGGCATTTGATTTGCGCACGCCGTAAGAGAAAAACACCGGCATGCGACCGTGAACCAATCGATCCAGGCCCAATAATTTGATGGTTTTGGAAGCCAACCGTACTACTATGCGCCGCCCTTTGCTCCCATATTAGTGGTTGGGGCGCGCCTCCTGTCCATTTATGTGCGTACCAGTCTAGCTGGTATAGCTGTGAACGTGCATATGCAATCCAGAGGAGCAAAATTGTTAAAATATGAATAAGTTAAGACAATGTGGATGTACATACTATCCAACACCAGCCATCTTGCAGTACATTGTGAATTTCCGATTGTATGTATGATCACATAGCTTACAAAACTTGAAATTCAAGATAAGACATAAGAACACCGAAATAACTCGGTACAAAAATACGCCTGGAGCAAAAACAGCAGAAATACTCTACAGATTTCACAAGAATGATTCAGTGAAATTTCTATATTTCAAACAAGGTCTGGTCTAAAAAGTAAAATTAGGACTATCACATAGCATGGCCACTCATACGAAGAACCAAGAAAATACTGACTTTCTATATAGACGAAATGTGGCGCTGAAGAATGTAGTTTCAAATGGTACAGgacaagaaaatgaaaaaaaaataaaacgCTCATATATCAAAGATCGTATCTCCCCAAGTTCCATGAACAAATGAGCCCCCTCTCTATTTGCAATATCCACATGCTCATATCATTATAAAAAAATGTGCCATGTAAAAGTACCCAACAAATAAAATAACATTAGCTGAGCAAAGTTTAGTCCACAAGGAAAGTAACATGACTGGAGCTGTGCTCATGACATTAACATGACTGGAGCTGTGCTCATGACATTAACTAAGGATGATTGGAGACATTTTTAGAACAAGACACTAGTTGCAAATGCAGATCATATCTTAAAAGCATCATCTTCTCACAATTTATCTGCAACAATCAAGTAGAGTTCTTGTAAATAAACACAAATTAAATAACATATCATTGGTCAATCTCCAAATTTGCACCTCTCCTTTTGCATCGGTAGTTCTATATGGACAACCAAACAACAATCTAACAGAAAGTAATATGAAGAACATGCCCCCCACCCCCTACCCCCCGAAGCTCAAGTCCGAACAATTAAACCATGAATTATAATAATCAGCACCCTTCCGCCTTGACATTCTAGAAAACATAGTAACAAACAAAACTAAAGAACACAATTAGTCTTGTACATAGGGGCAAACCTTCCTCCAAGCTTCTTTTCAGTTGAGAAATTATCTGTGGCATTTTCTATCTGTGAAATGGAAAGCATCATAAAGTGAGAGTATGTGTCTTCGCTCTGCCAAAGTTCCATTACATCTGAAACCATGACGAGGGGGCAATCATTATCATGTATTTATCAGACTAAGCCATGGCATGCTCTTTTAACTACAAATTATTTCCAACACAGATCGGTTACCTTTATTTTCCATCTCCTAATCCAAATAAAATAGACGAGACGAAAGACATGAAATGCAACTGACAGAAATACATATGCTATCCAAAGCATTTTGTGACCTGCAAAAAAGAAAGAGCATGACACTTGAGATTTAATAAACTATCAGTGATGCTTTTTGTCTTCTTGGAATCACCCAATCTTCACATACTGTCTGGCCCAGTGGCATTAATTGTTTACCATGCAATATGTTTGTTATCTAAGATACTGCTATAT
This window harbors:
- the LOC119352273 gene encoding uncharacterized protein LOC119352273 codes for the protein MASGSGKAKASSWAAAMSVGAGTVEAFKERHAGLCRWNHHVLPCVQQRADTAAAGNGKGKVAPAAGGAAARRRKARQEQEEELRTVMYLSNWGPNN